The Paenibacillus dendritiformis region AACTTCCATGATGATGTCGTCGTCGGTAACTTTGTCACCCGGTTTGATGTGCATTTTAATAATTTCGCCTTCATGCAGCCCTTCCCCCAGCTCTGGGAAGCGATATTCAAATTTAGCCACAAGAACAACCTCCTTCAAATCTGTTCGGTTCTAACTTAGAAGTCCAATACTTTTTTGGCGCCAGCTACGATGCGGGCAGGCGTTGGCAGCCAAGTGTCCTCGATTTGGGCAAACGGATATACCGTGTCCGGACCGGTTACGCGCAGCACTGGCGCTTCCAGATGAAGAATCGCCTTTTCATTGATTTGGGCAATGACTTCTGCAGCGACGCCGGAAGTTTTTTGCGCCTCTTGAACGACGATAGCGCGGTTCGTCTTCTTGATCGAAGCGACGATTGTATCGATATCCAACGGAATCAACGTGCGCAGGTCGATGACTTCCGCTTGAATGCCTTCCTTCTCCAGTTCAGCGGCTGCTTTCATCGCCGTATGAACCATCAAGCCGTAAGCGATGATTGTAACGTCCTTGCCTTCGCGGACGACCTTCGCTTCGCCGAGCGGAACAGTGTAGTCTTCTTCAGGCACCTCTTCGCGATAAGCATGGTACAGGTTCAAGTGTTCCATGAAGAATACAGGGTCGTTGTCACGGATCGCCGAGATGAGCAATCCTTTCGCATCATATGGATTCGAAGGAATAACTACTTTAATGCCCGGTGTTTGTACGAGCAAGCCTTCCAGCGAGTCTGTATGCAGTTCTGCCGCTTTTACCCCGCCGCCGAATGGCGTACGGAATACGATTGGCGCGTTGTAGCGTCCGCCGGAGCGGTAGCGCATGCGTGCTGCTTGAACACAGATTTGGTCAAGAGCTTCATAGATGAATCCGACGAACTGGATTTCCGCGATAGGGCGGAAGCCTTGGATGCCGAGACCGACAGCCATCCCGCCGATTGCGGACTCTGCCAGCGGCGTATCGAAGACACGCTCATCGCCAAACTCTTTTTGCAGACCTTCCGTTGCACGGAACACGCCGCCGACATGGCCGACGTCTTCCCCAAATACCAACACGTTCGGATCCCGCTTCAATTCCACGCGCATTGCGTCGCGAATCGCTTCTTTCATATTCATTTGTGCCATTGCATCGTATCCTCCTTACGTTATCACACAGCCTGATTCGGTCTGGTTCGCATTCTCATGCGATGCTGACTTCTATTGATAACCGGACGTCTTCCCTGACCCCGGTTCATTGTCGTTCTGCTATTTATTGAAAATCGGCTTTTTGCTCTTCCAAATATTTTGGCGTCGTTTCGAACATGCTGTCGATCAGGCCGGCAACCGTCATTTTTTCGGTTTTTTCCGCACGCTTGATTTCTTCGTTGACTTTCGCTTTCGCTTCGTCTTTCACGCGGGCTGTATCTTCTTCCGTCCACAGTCCCTTTTTCTCCAAATATTTGCCGAAGCGTACGATCGGATCTTTGATTGCCCATTCCGCTTCTTCGTCTTTCGTGCGGTATTTGGTCGTGTCGTCGGCCATGGAGTGAGGACGGAAACGGTACGTCAACGAC contains the following coding sequences:
- a CDS encoding alpha-ketoacid dehydrogenase subunit beta, which produces MAQMNMKEAIRDAMRVELKRDPNVLVFGEDVGHVGGVFRATEGLQKEFGDERVFDTPLAESAIGGMAVGLGIQGFRPIAEIQFVGFIYEALDQICVQAARMRYRSGGRYNAPIVFRTPFGGGVKAAELHTDSLEGLLVQTPGIKVVIPSNPYDAKGLLISAIRDNDPVFFMEHLNLYHAYREEVPEEDYTVPLGEAKVVREGKDVTIIAYGLMVHTAMKAAAELEKEGIQAEVIDLRTLIPLDIDTIVASIKKTNRAIVVQEAQKTSGVAAEVIAQINEKAILHLEAPVLRVTGPDTVYPFAQIEDTWLPTPARIVAGAKKVLDF